DNA from candidate division KSB1 bacterium:
TGCAGTCAGTGAATGGGACCCTAACGTAATTTATGTCGGCGGCGGAGAAGTTACCGTCCGCGGCAATGTTTCCCATGGTTATGGCATGTGGAAATCGACAGATGCGGGTAAATCCTGGAAACAGATTGGCCTGGAAGATTCGCGGTATATTCCCAGAATTCGAATCCATCCCAAAAATCCGGAACTGGTTTACGCAGCGGTGTTGGGCCATATTTCCGGCCCGAATGAACAACGGGGTGTTTATCGAAGTAAAGATGGCGGTACTACCTGGGAGCAGATTTTATTTGTCAGCAACGAAGTAGGCGCAGTCGATTTAATGATGGATCCCTCCAACCCACGCATTCTTTTTGCCAGTATGTGGCGCCTTCTGCGAACACCTTACAGCCTGGAAAGCGGCGGTGAAGGCTCGAGCATCTGGAAATCAACCGATGGTGGCAATAACTGGACAGACATTACCCACAATGAGGGTCTGCCTAAAGGAATAATTGGCATCAGCGGGGTTACGGTTTCGCCGGCAAATTCCAACCGGGTGTGGGCCATTATCGAGGCCAAAGATGGCGGGGTTTATCGCTCAGAAGACGGCGGGGAAAAATGGACGAAAATCAACTCTGAGCGAAAACTGCGGCAAAGAGCCTGGTACTATACGCGAATTTATGCAGATCCCATGAACCAGGACATCGTTTATGTTCTTAATGTTCGATTCTGGCGCTCGAAAGATGGCGGCAAAACCTACGAAAGTATCCGTACACCTCATGGCGACCACCACGATTTGTGGATCGCACCTGAGGATGGGAACCGAATGGTTATTGGCGACGATGGCGGTGCACAAGTGACATACGACGGCGGCGCTGGTTGGAGTACATACAATAATCAGCCTACGGCCCAATTCTACCGTGTGACTACTGATAATTCCTTTCCATATAAAATCTATGGCGCACAACAAGATAATTCCACAGTGCGAATTGTACACCGGTCGAGTGGCGGCAGTATAGGCGAAAGAGATTGGGAGCCAACTGCCGGCGGTGAAAGCGGTTGGATCGCTCCTCATCCCGACAACCCGGATATCGTGTACGGCGGTTCTTACGGCGGATTCCTGGTCAGGATCAATCATAAAACTGGTGAAAGACGGGCTGTCAACGTTTGGCCGGATAATCCAATGGGGCACGGCGCCGAGGATTGGAAGTATCGTTTTCAATGGAATTTCCCAATCCTGTTTTCACCCCATGATCCCAATACGCTTTATGCAGCCGGTAACGTCTTGTTTAAAACTACGAATGAAGGACAAAGCTGGCAAGCCATCAGCCCTGACCTTACGATTAACGATAGGTCTAAATTAGGCTCATCGGGCGGACCGATTACTAAAGACAACACCAGTATTGAATATTATGCAACCATATTCACAGTTGTAGAGAGCCCTCATGAACCCGGCGTGATTTGGACTGGCTCGGACGATGGTCTGATTTATGTAACGCGAGACGGCGGCCAAAACTGGGACAATGTGACACCGCCGAAAAAGATCTTTCCGGAATGGATGCAAGTCAACAGTATTGAAGCAAATCCATTTGAAAAGGGCGGACTGTATGTCGCCGGTACCCGCTATAAATCAGACGATTTTACACCGTACCTGTACAAAACTACTGATTACGGCAAATCATGGAAGAAGATCACCAAGGGCATCGATCCTTTGCATTTTACCCGTGTAATTAGAGCAGATCCAGTCCGGCAGGGACTACTGTTCGTCGGCACCGAAAGCGGCATGTATCTTTCATTTGATGACGGCACAAGCTGGAAATCCTTTCAACTGGAATTACCCATTGTCCCGATTACGGATCTGGCCATCAAGAATAACGACCTGATCGTTGCCACCCAGGGTCGTGCCTTTTGGGTTCTGGATGATCTGACCGTTTTACACCAACTTTCGGAACAAGTTGCGCAAAGCAACTCCTGGCTGTACGAACCGCGACCAAGCTATCGGATGTCCGGCGGCTCCCGTCGCGGCGGAGGTGGATCAGCGGGAAAGAATCCACCCAGCGGTGTTGTGTTTAACTATTATTTTAAAGACTTGCCGGACAGCAGTTCTGTGAATTTAAGGATTTTGGAGAATGACGGCACATTGATCACCAGCTATTCCCCGAAAGCAAAGGAGAAAAATAAGCAGTTGCCACTTGAAGTTGGGGCAAACCGTTTTGCCTGGAATATGCGTTATCCCGATGCAGAAACGTTTCCAAAACTGATCATGTGGGCTGGTAGCGTTACGGGGCCGAGAGCAGTGCCTGGCAGCTATCAGGCGAGATTGGTTGTCGGCACAGACTCTACAACCGTTCCTTTCGAAATTTTGAAGGATCCAAGGTCTTCGTCGACACAAGAGGATATTCAAACCCAATTTGATTTTCTCATCGCTGTCCGCGATAAACTGACTGAAGCCCATGTTGCCATTAAGCAAATTCGTGATGTACGCAGCCAGGTTAAAGCCGTGACAAAACGAGCGAAAGAATATGATGGCGCGAAGCAAATAGAAGAAGCCGGCAAGGCATTAACCAAAAAAATGACCATGATTGAAGAAGCATTGTACCAGACCAAAAACCAGAGCCGGCAGGATCCTCTCAATTTTCCGATCCGCTTGAATAATAAACTGGCGGCAGTGGGTGGCACAGCTTCTGTTGGCGATTATCCTCCAACTGAACAGATTATTGCGGTGAAGAATGAACTGACCGCACAAATAGATGAAGAATTAGCGAAATTCAGCGCCGTAATGAGGGAGGATATTCCGGCATTTAACCAGCTGGTTAGAGACGCTTCGATTCCGGCAGTTCAGATAGATATGAAAGAAAGAGCGAAAGCGCAGGCTTCGAATTAGAGGATTTATTTATACCGATGCCATCGCAGGGAGTGGTGGCATCGGTTTGGTAAAATAAGCTTTGGCTAAACGGCCCCTTTGGCCACACTAAGAAGTTGTTCGCTCCCTTATGACCGCAAAGAAGATCAACAGCGCTACCCCGATAAAACCGAAGACAAGTCCGCCCTGCATGGCGTCAGGGTCACCTGTCCAGACTGAAGCGATGACCAAGGCAACCCCTAAGCCTGTCAACACCAACCCCCAACCGAGCACTTTCTGGGCGGCCAGACTTGTCGGACTTGTGGGCTTACCATGTTCCTCTTGTTGATACAGTCCTTTTTCAATGAGGGCCATGTTCTTTTTATGGTTCTAGTAGATAGCCCATCCGGCGAGAGTTGTCACGAATATGATCGCCGAAATGGGGATGAGATACACCAAAACATTTCCTAAAGTAATTTTGTCACCTCCATAATAAGTTTTGATAAATCTCCAAAACTCAGAATCACAACCCTTCGGCAGCGCCAGGTTCCGGGCTATAAACATGACAACCCTCCGTGATTGAGACACAGCTCATCTGCAGATATGACAAGAGCCATAGGTATCAGGAAAATCCGGATGGCTGATAACTTTCACAAACCGGGTTAACTCCGATAGGACTGAGACATTTCTATTTCAGAGCTAACGACTTGAGCTAGCTCCAAGAAGACCGGCTTCTTATGTTGTCATTAATGCCCTTAGTTATTTCAATATGCTCATCGAGTGTTTTTGTTAACATGCATAACCTCTTGTAAATTAGAAAGAGCGTAGTCAAATATTTTATGACATCAAATCTAATTTAATCATATCGCCTTGTCAAAATCAAGTGGTTCTTCGTTTTGATTCGATAACAATTGGAACCAAATAATTATTTATTCAACAATACTAGTAAAGACAAGCGGAGGTTGAATAAGGTGAGGATTGGTTTTTTTAAAGATCAAATACTATTTTTAATGCTCGATTAATTTGTAGAATATGTTCTTTAGATATTTCACCAAGGATTTTTTCTAATCGATAACGTCGATCAATCGGACGAGTTTGTAAACAATCTACGATCGACTTTTTTTGTAGACCATTTGATTTCGTAGGTTCAATTTCAACATTGGTTTTGATCCTAGCCTTTTTTTCACTCCAACCTGTAATTGGGATCACTTGAATTACAGGCACTCTTTCATTATAAACGTCGTTCGTTACAATTATACAAGGCCGAGTTTTTCCAGTTTCAGAACCCTTTGTTGGATCCAAATTAACATTTACAACCATACCGCGTTCAAGTTTCATGATTCAGGCCAATCAGAAATAGCAGAGTCAGTCAGCTCTTGAAGTTCAGAATCTTCTTTATATATTTCTGCGTACAAGTCAGCCGATTCCTTTAAGCTTTGTAGTTCGAGTTTTATTCTCAATTCTTCAAGCGCTGCTCTTACCATCGAGCTCTTATCTTTAAAACCAAATTGAGAATATCGTTTTAGAAAATCAATTTGAGATTCTGCTACACTAAATTTTGCTTGTTGCATTGTTACGCCTATTATTTAGGTTCTTATTATGGCTATTATATCACGACCCTAAATTAAGGACTTTATTCGATAAAATCAAATTATTATTATTTCTAATCTGATGGTAGCATGTTTCAAAAAATGCCAATATGATAACAAGTATTAGGAAGAAATATCCACGAATAGTATTAAATGTGTGGAGGAAAGATACACCTGGAAACTTTATGCATCCCGTCTGATGACGTTTTCACGGATGTATGGATTCTGGAAGTATGTTTCCAACCTTGAACGAGACGAAACCCGCTGTTACCTGGAAATTTTTTTCGGATTAATGTCCAGAAAAAGAGTTGTGAATATTCCGGAGAATTAAAGAAAATAGGTTCTCATCCAATACTTAATAATTAATTCCGGCCAATCACAAAATCTACTGTATCCCCAGCAACTCAACTTCAAAGATAAGAACTTCATTTGGACCGATGGTTCCCTGACCTCGCGCACCATAAGCTAACGAAGGCGGTATCACGAGGCGGTATTTACTGCCCACATTCATTAACAAAAGCGCTTCGGTCCAACCTGCAATGACGCCGGAAACAGAAAAAGTAGGCGGTGCGCCACCGTAGGAGCTGTCAAATTCAGTGCCATCGATTTTTGTGCCTCTATAATGAACGACAACGGTACTAGATATCGTTGGTTTCGCTCCGTCACCTTGAATGAGAATTTCATATTGCAAACCACTACTTGTCGTTATAACACCCTCTCGCTTGCCATTTGTTTCAAGATAAGCTTCACCTTCAGATTGTTCCGAAGATGTTGGTGAATCTTTCGAACAACCGGTGAGAATAAAAAGTACTACAAAGAATTTTGCTAAATTGATTATAACTTTCATTAGAATTCTTTCTTCTAAATGGATGATCGCTTTTCTTTATATCAATAAATATTACAAGATATCGATTTAAGCCAGACAAATTTTTCCAGCGGTATTAAATATTGCAACAAAATAAATTGTTTTTTTAGGGATACCGGTTACAAAGCTAACTTTTTACTATTCTTTGTTTGTATCGTTTATTAATTTTCACTATAATTTAATTGTTGGATTAATGCCATGAAACCCTAACTTTTAAGATAATGCCATATAGGTAATTTAATGAAATCGCAGCCGGACATTCTTGCTGAGAATAAGAAAATTCGTAAAGCACGGCTCATGGTGGATTTAACATGCTCCATGCTGGCTCAATCCGAATTAACCCAGGTTGAGATGATAAATCTAATTCGTGCCACACGCTTTACTGTTCTACAATTGTTCCCGGGTAAAGATAGTACTTTTGATTTGATCTACAAACCGCGTTTAGAGCGGATTATGAATGAACGATTGAAATCTAATTAGTGTCTGAAAAAAACTTTGAGCCGGAATCTAATCATTCCAAGTGGAGTAGATTCCCGCTAAACTTGTACCCGTACGTTTTTAACGGGTAAGCAATGCGGGAATGACAGAATGGGTGTCTTCGTCAGATACTAATTAATTGTTTTATTTACAGGAGATTTTAGAGGTTTATCAAATGGAACAAATTCTAATGGTCTTTGTTACAGTTGCTTCTGAAGAAGAAGGCAAGCGAATTGGCAGCAACCTGGTGGAAAATAAATTAGCGGCATGCGTCAATTTGGTTCCGCAAATTTTTTCCATATTCAGGTGGCAGGGGAACATCGAAAACGAGAAGGAAATATTACTATTGATCAAGACCACGGAAAACAGAGTAGACGCGTTGATCGATAAGGTAAAGGAAATCCACAGTTATGATGTTCCTGAAATTCTAGCGATCCCTGTTTTCACGGGAAATAAAGACTACATCGATTGGGTGGTGGAAGAAACAAAAAATGGATGAAGGACAATTGGAACTTACCTTATTGGGAACCGGGACTTGTGTCCCAAATCCTGAAAGAAATGCATCCGGGTATGTTGTACGTCATCAAGATATCACAATCCTTCTGGATATTGGCAATGGAACCATG
Protein-coding regions in this window:
- a CDS encoding glycosyl hydrolase, which encodes MVWVCILMTTMLIPEAFAQKRVDFDESLYSSLEYRNIGPFRGGRSAAVAGVAGNPVTFYFGGTGGGVWKTTNGGQTWKNVSDDYFGGSIGAVAVSEWDPNVIYVGGGEVTVRGNVSHGYGMWKSTDAGKSWKQIGLEDSRYIPRIRIHPKNPELVYAAVLGHISGPNEQRGVYRSKDGGTTWEQILFVSNEVGAVDLMMDPSNPRILFASMWRLLRTPYSLESGGEGSSIWKSTDGGNNWTDITHNEGLPKGIIGISGVTVSPANSNRVWAIIEAKDGGVYRSEDGGEKWTKINSERKLRQRAWYYTRIYADPMNQDIVYVLNVRFWRSKDGGKTYESIRTPHGDHHDLWIAPEDGNRMVIGDDGGAQVTYDGGAGWSTYNNQPTAQFYRVTTDNSFPYKIYGAQQDNSTVRIVHRSSGGSIGERDWEPTAGGESGWIAPHPDNPDIVYGGSYGGFLVRINHKTGERRAVNVWPDNPMGHGAEDWKYRFQWNFPILFSPHDPNTLYAAGNVLFKTTNEGQSWQAISPDLTINDRSKLGSSGGPITKDNTSIEYYATIFTVVESPHEPGVIWTGSDDGLIYVTRDGGQNWDNVTPPKKIFPEWMQVNSIEANPFEKGGLYVAGTRYKSDDFTPYLYKTTDYGKSWKKITKGIDPLHFTRVIRADPVRQGLLFVGTESGMYLSFDDGTSWKSFQLELPIVPITDLAIKNNDLIVATQGRAFWVLDDLTVLHQLSEQVAQSNSWLYEPRPSYRMSGGSRRGGGGSAGKNPPSGVVFNYYFKDLPDSSSVNLRILENDGTLITSYSPKAKEKNKQLPLEVGANRFAWNMRYPDAETFPKLIMWAGSVTGPRAVPGSYQARLVVGTDSTTVPFEILKDPRSSSTQEDIQTQFDFLIAVRDKLTEAHVAIKQIRDVRSQVKAVTKRAKEYDGAKQIEEAGKALTKKMTMIEEALYQTKNQSRQDPLNFPIRLNNKLAAVGGTASVGDYPPTEQIIAVKNELTAQIDEELAKFSAVMREDIPAFNQLVRDASIPAVQIDMKERAKAQASN
- a CDS encoding divalent-cation tolerance protein CutA; this translates as MEQILMVFVTVASEEEGKRIGSNLVENKLAACVNLVPQIFSIFRWQGNIENEKEILLLIKTTENRVDALIDKVKEIHSYDVPEILAIPVFTGNKDYIDWVVEETKNG
- a CDS encoding FKBP-type peptidyl-prolyl cis-trans isomerase, translated to MKVIINLAKFFVVLFILTGCSKDSPTSSEQSEGEAYLETNGKREGVITTSSGLQYEILIQGDGAKPTISSTVVVHYRGTKIDGTEFDSSYGGAPPTFSVSGVIAGWTEALLLMNVGSKYRLVIPPSLAYGARGQGTIGPNEVLIFEVELLGIQ
- a CDS encoding type II toxin-antitoxin system PemK/MazF family toxin — its product is MMKLERGMVVNVNLDPTKGSETGKTRPCIIVTNDVYNERVPVIQVIPITGWSEKKARIKTNVEIEPTKSNGLQKKSIVDCLQTRPIDRRYRLEKILGEISKEHILQINRALKIVFDL
- a CDS encoding DUF2157 domain-containing protein encodes the protein MALIEKGLYQQEEHGKPTSPTSLAAQKVLGWGLVLTGLGVALVIASVWTGDPDAMQGGLVFGFIGVALLIFFAVIRERTTS